The Caulifigura coniformis genome includes a region encoding these proteins:
- a CDS encoding MFS transporter, giving the protein MSTETVVAPSVSPTELLSEQAPGVTREQTVFAILAALSLSHLLNDLMQSLIPAVYPVLKDKYSLTFTQIGFITFAFQVTASLLQPLVGMVTDRRPWPFSLATGMAFTFVGLILISVANSFPLILIAAALVGVGSSVFHPEASRVSRMASGGRHGFAQSLFQVGGNGGTALGPLLAAYIVVPRGQASIAWFSIVALLAMAVLYGVGRWYRNHLASRAARPKKAAGPVTGLSQRRVAWSIAILLVLVFSKYFYMASLTSYYTFYLIERFGVPVDTAQLYLFLFLAAVAVGTIAGGPIGDRIGFKRVIWGSILGVLPFSIVLPHVGLFWTAVLSVPIGLILASAFSAIIVYAQELLPSRVGMIAGLFFGFAFGIAGVGAAVLGRLADATSIIFVYQVCAYLPAIGLLTAFLPNLKRDQ; this is encoded by the coding sequence ATGAGCACGGAAACGGTTGTCGCGCCGTCGGTTTCGCCGACGGAGTTGTTGAGTGAACAAGCCCCCGGCGTCACGCGCGAACAGACCGTCTTCGCCATCCTCGCGGCCCTCAGCCTGTCGCATCTGCTGAATGACCTGATGCAATCCCTGATCCCGGCCGTTTACCCGGTGCTCAAGGACAAATACTCCCTCACCTTCACGCAGATCGGGTTCATCACCTTCGCGTTCCAGGTGACCGCTTCGCTGCTGCAGCCGCTCGTCGGCATGGTGACCGATCGCCGTCCGTGGCCGTTTTCGCTGGCGACCGGGATGGCGTTCACGTTCGTCGGACTGATCCTGATCTCCGTCGCCAATTCGTTTCCATTGATCCTGATCGCGGCTGCGCTCGTTGGCGTGGGCTCATCGGTGTTTCACCCCGAGGCGTCGCGAGTGTCCCGCATGGCATCGGGCGGGCGGCACGGGTTTGCTCAGTCGCTGTTCCAGGTCGGCGGGAACGGAGGCACGGCCCTCGGCCCGCTGCTGGCGGCTTACATCGTGGTTCCTCGCGGGCAGGCCAGCATCGCCTGGTTCTCCATCGTGGCCCTGCTGGCGATGGCCGTGCTGTATGGCGTCGGCCGCTGGTACCGGAATCATCTGGCCTCGCGGGCGGCGCGTCCGAAGAAGGCGGCCGGGCCGGTGACGGGGTTGTCGCAGCGACGCGTGGCGTGGTCGATCGCGATCCTGCTCGTGCTGGTGTTTTCGAAGTACTTCTACATGGCCAGCTTGACGAGCTACTACACGTTCTACCTGATCGAGCGATTTGGCGTGCCGGTCGACACCGCCCAGCTCTACCTGTTTCTGTTCCTGGCCGCCGTGGCCGTGGGAACGATCGCCGGCGGACCGATCGGCGACCGCATCGGCTTCAAACGGGTGATCTGGGGTTCGATCCTTGGCGTGCTGCCGTTCTCAATCGTGCTGCCGCATGTGGGGCTGTTCTGGACGGCGGTTCTGAGCGTCCCGATCGGCCTGATTCTCGCCTCGGCCTTCTCGGCCATCATTGTTTACGCGCAGGAATTGCTTCCGAGCCGCGTAGGAATGATTGCAGGTCTGTTCTTCGGCTTTGCGTTCGGCATCGCCGGGGTGGGGGCGGCCGTTCTGGGACGACTCGCGGACGCGACGAGCATCATCTTCGTCTACCAGGTCTGTGCGTACCTGCCGGCGATCGGCCTGCTGACGGCGTTCCTGCCCAACCTGAAACGGGACCAATGA
- the rnc gene encoding ribonuclease III, whose amino-acid sequence MSERAPAPPALPDETLDACEGVIGYRFRDRELLRRCLTHASASRTRLESNERLEFLGDAVLGVAVCEALYSRFPESPEGDLTRIKSEVVSRAVCAQISVRLGLDTFLWLGKGISAHGRIPGSVSAAVFESLVGGVYLDGGFDAARDLVLRNVQDEIESAAGSPTGVNFKSMLQQQAQREYGETPMYSVLDEKGPDHLKCFKVSAMVGARMFAPAWGPSKKEAEQRAAQNALAQIEGLEIPHQSE is encoded by the coding sequence ATGTCCGAACGCGCGCCCGCGCCCCCGGCCCTGCCTGATGAAACGCTCGACGCGTGCGAGGGCGTTATCGGCTATCGATTCCGCGACCGCGAACTCCTGCGCCGCTGCCTGACCCATGCCTCGGCCTCGCGCACCCGGCTCGAATCGAACGAACGCCTCGAGTTCCTGGGAGACGCCGTCCTCGGCGTGGCAGTCTGTGAGGCGCTGTACTCCCGGTTTCCCGAGAGTCCCGAAGGAGACCTGACCCGCATCAAATCGGAAGTCGTCAGTCGCGCGGTCTGCGCCCAGATCAGCGTCCGCCTCGGCCTCGACACCTTCCTGTGGCTCGGCAAGGGGATCTCCGCCCATGGAAGAATTCCAGGGTCGGTCTCGGCGGCCGTTTTCGAATCGCTGGTCGGCGGAGTCTATCTCGACGGCGGATTCGACGCGGCCCGCGACCTCGTCCTCCGCAACGTACAGGACGAAATTGAATCGGCTGCCGGCTCTCCGACCGGTGTGAATTTCAAAAGCATGCTTCAGCAGCAGGCCCAGCGGGAATACGGCGAAACGCCGATGTATTCGGTGCTCGACGAGAAGGGACCGGATCACCTCAAGTGCTTCAAGGTCAGCGCGATGGTCGGCGCCCGCATGTTCGCGCCCGCCTGGGGCCCCAGCAAGAAAGAGGCGGAGCAGCGCGCCGCGCAGAACGCCCTCGCCCAGATTGAAGGGCTCGAGATCCCACACCAGTCCGAGTGA
- a CDS encoding protein-tyrosine phosphatase family protein, translated as MNFRVACAVGVIGIALTAAGLFAADNPAAGPPAAPRKVAANSLPNAYRITANVISGGLPDGDAGFQELKALGVRTVISVDGMAPDAEKAKSYGLRYVHLPHGYDRIPLERGRELAKAIQDLPGPVYIHCHHGKHRAPAAAAVACIEAGLLPAGAGEAVLKTAGTNPNYRGLYESVRQARPLSAAELDRLQVEFREKSPIPPFAEAMVELEHAFDAVRQESSRNWSRSGDTRAAALLLVEHYREMQRLEDVQRRPASFREFLAAGEQAAMQLQSSASGESVDARQAEAALKTLSSGCADCHAAYRDNGS; from the coding sequence ATGAACTTTCGAGTGGCTTGTGCAGTCGGAGTCATTGGCATCGCACTGACCGCGGCGGGGCTGTTCGCAGCGGACAACCCGGCAGCGGGGCCGCCCGCGGCACCCCGGAAGGTCGCGGCGAACTCCCTTCCGAACGCCTACCGGATCACCGCGAACGTGATTTCGGGCGGGTTGCCTGATGGAGACGCAGGCTTTCAGGAGCTGAAAGCCCTGGGTGTGCGGACGGTGATCAGCGTGGATGGCATGGCGCCGGACGCCGAGAAGGCGAAGAGTTACGGTCTGCGGTACGTCCACCTGCCTCATGGATACGACCGCATTCCGCTGGAGCGCGGCCGGGAACTGGCGAAGGCCATTCAGGACCTGCCCGGTCCGGTCTACATCCACTGCCATCACGGAAAGCACCGCGCCCCTGCAGCCGCGGCCGTCGCGTGCATCGAAGCCGGCCTGCTTCCCGCGGGCGCGGGTGAAGCGGTACTGAAAACGGCGGGCACGAATCCGAACTACCGCGGGTTGTACGAATCGGTCCGTCAGGCGCGCCCGCTGTCAGCCGCCGAACTCGATCGGCTCCAGGTCGAGTTTCGTGAGAAGTCCCCCATCCCTCCTTTCGCCGAGGCGATGGTCGAACTGGAGCATGCGTTTGACGCAGTCCGGCAGGAGTCCAGTCGCAACTGGAGCCGGTCGGGCGACACCCGCGCGGCTGCATTACTGCTGGTCGAGCACTACAGGGAGATGCAGCGGCTGGAGGACGTTCAACGCCGCCCCGCGAGCTTCCGAGAGTTCCTCGCGGCTGGCGAACAGGCGGCGATGCAGCTGCAATCCTCCGCCAGCGGGGAGTCGGTTGACGCCCGGCAGGCCGAGGCCGCTCTCAAAACACTGAGCAGCGGCTGCGCCGACTGCCACGCGGCCTATCGCGACAACGGTTCCTGA
- a CDS encoding dihydrodipicolinate synthase family protein translates to MSPLTATPSTVEAASAVKSRALRRGLVIPALPLALDSSRRLDERRQKALLRYYSAAGAGGVATAVHTTQFGIRDPKVGLFEPLLALAAEEFDRLDAGRKEPIYRIVGICGDTPQALGEATLGRALRYDAGMVSLAALADRSDDELIEHCRRVAEVMPIFGFYLQSAVGGRALAYEFWKRFCEIENVVGIKIAPFNRYQTLDVVRAVAESGREDIALYTGNDDNIVMDLVTPFRFRVGSDVVERRIVGGLLGHWAVWTRQAVRILAQCHRAMESASPGADELLQLSVEVTDSNAAFFDSANNFAGCIAGLHEVLRRQGLLDDIVLLENENGLSAGQSAAIDRVLAAYPHLSDDAFVAAHRDEWLRD, encoded by the coding sequence ATGAGTCCACTGACTGCCACACCATCGACCGTCGAGGCGGCCTCCGCGGTCAAGTCGCGGGCTTTGCGACGGGGACTGGTCATTCCCGCCCTGCCGTTGGCGCTCGACTCTTCGCGCCGGCTGGACGAACGTCGCCAGAAAGCCCTCCTCCGCTATTACTCGGCGGCAGGCGCTGGCGGCGTCGCGACGGCCGTGCACACGACGCAGTTCGGCATTCGCGATCCGAAGGTCGGACTGTTCGAGCCGCTGCTGGCCCTCGCCGCCGAAGAATTCGACCGGCTCGATGCGGGGCGCAAGGAGCCGATCTATCGCATCGTCGGAATCTGCGGCGACACGCCTCAGGCGCTGGGCGAAGCGACGCTGGGCCGCGCGCTGCGCTATGACGCCGGGATGGTGAGTCTGGCGGCACTCGCCGATCGCAGCGACGACGAGCTGATCGAGCACTGCCGCCGCGTGGCGGAAGTCATGCCGATTTTCGGGTTCTACCTGCAGTCGGCTGTCGGCGGCCGGGCGCTGGCCTACGAATTCTGGAAGCGGTTCTGCGAGATCGAGAACGTGGTCGGCATCAAGATCGCCCCGTTCAACAGGTACCAGACGCTCGACGTCGTTCGCGCCGTTGCCGAATCGGGCCGGGAAGATATTGCGCTCTACACGGGCAACGACGACAACATCGTGATGGACCTCGTGACGCCGTTCCGGTTCCGTGTCGGGAGTGACGTCGTCGAGCGGCGGATCGTGGGAGGCCTCCTCGGCCACTGGGCCGTCTGGACCCGCCAGGCCGTGAGGATCCTGGCGCAGTGTCATCGGGCGATGGAGTCGGCTTCTCCCGGTGCCGACGAACTGCTGCAACTGAGCGTCGAAGTGACCGACAGCAATGCCGCGTTCTTCGACTCGGCCAATAACTTTGCAGGTTGCATCGCAGGGCTGCACGAAGTCCTTCGGCGGCAGGGGCTGCTCGATGACATCGTCCTGCTCGAGAATGAGAACGGACTGAGCGCCGGGCAGAGCGCCGCAATTGACCGTGTGCTTGCGGCTTACCCGCACCTGAGCGACGACGCGTTCGTCGCGGCCCATCGCGATGAATGGCTTCGCGACTGA
- a CDS encoding NAD-dependent epimerase/dehydratase family protein — protein sequence MSSVPTNTQDLDDRLSEPTRGVLESLKRSEGDFLVLGAGGKMGLHLAAMLRRGLDIVGPQRRVIAASRFSSESQRQEFASRKIETQRCDVLDPKQLAELPSVPNVFVMIGTKFGTSGQEGKTWATNCFLPGLVCQRFAGSRLAAFSTGNVYGLSEVASGGSLETDRLNPVGEYAMTALGRERMYEYFSRELSIPVTLIRLNYSCELRYGVLVDIAEQVLAGEPIDVSMGSFNVIWQRDACAMSIQSLELASSPARALNLTGPETLSVREVAKAFGERIKKKVFFTGQESQTALLNNAAQCFERYGRPGVTAEQMIDQISEWLLAGGGTLGKPTHFSSRSGDF from the coding sequence ATGTCTTCTGTTCCGACGAACACGCAGGATCTGGACGATCGGCTCAGCGAGCCGACTCGCGGCGTGCTGGAATCTCTCAAACGCAGCGAGGGAGATTTCCTGGTTCTGGGCGCTGGCGGGAAGATGGGGCTGCACCTTGCCGCCATGCTTCGTCGCGGGCTCGATATCGTCGGTCCCCAGAGACGCGTGATCGCCGCATCGCGGTTCAGTTCGGAGTCGCAGCGGCAGGAATTCGCCAGCCGCAAGATCGAAACACAGCGCTGCGACGTTCTTGATCCGAAGCAACTGGCCGAGCTTCCGAGCGTTCCAAACGTGTTCGTGATGATCGGCACGAAGTTCGGGACTTCGGGGCAGGAGGGAAAGACCTGGGCGACGAACTGCTTTCTGCCGGGGCTGGTGTGCCAGCGCTTTGCGGGGAGCCGCCTGGCCGCGTTCTCGACGGGCAACGTGTACGGGCTGTCTGAAGTCGCCAGCGGCGGTTCACTCGAGACCGACCGGCTGAATCCGGTCGGCGAGTATGCGATGACCGCACTCGGCCGCGAACGGATGTACGAGTACTTCAGTCGCGAGCTTTCGATCCCCGTCACGCTGATCCGGCTGAATTATTCCTGCGAGCTGCGCTACGGCGTTCTCGTCGATATCGCCGAACAGGTGCTCGCGGGTGAGCCGATCGATGTGTCGATGGGATCGTTCAACGTCATCTGGCAGCGCGACGCCTGTGCGATGTCGATCCAGTCGCTGGAACTGGCCTCGTCGCCGGCGCGGGCTCTGAACCTGACTGGTCCGGAAACCCTGAGCGTCCGCGAGGTCGCGAAGGCGTTCGGGGAGCGGATTAAGAAAAAGGTCTTCTTCACCGGGCAGGAATCGCAGACGGCTTTGCTCAACAACGCGGCCCAGTGCTTCGAACGGTATGGCCGACCGGGCGTGACTGCGGAACAGATGATCGACCAGATCAGCGAATGGCTTCTGGCCGGGGGCGGAACCCTGGGCAAGCCAACGCATTTCTCGTCGCGGAGTGGAGACTTCTAG
- a CDS encoding helix-turn-helix domain-containing protein, translated as MTDITRATGMERRTLERRMKALFGRSPKDELMRIQIEEAKRLLTSTELSIKAISMRTGFANSRYFTQVFRTRVGVAPGQFRHASRGKS; from the coding sequence ATGACGGATATTACGCGGGCGACCGGGATGGAACGGCGGACACTCGAGCGACGCATGAAAGCGCTCTTTGGACGATCTCCCAAGGATGAATTGATGCGGATCCAGATCGAGGAGGCCAAGCGGCTACTCACCTCGACGGAACTGTCGATCAAGGCGATCTCGATGCGAACCGGCTTTGCCAACAGCCGTTACTTCACGCAGGTGTTCCGCACGCGAGTGGGAGTGGCCCCCGGGCAGTTCCGGCATGCCTCGCGAGGGAAATCATAA
- a CDS encoding HD domain-containing phosphohydrolase: MSLAATPVRRPSLSRSSAVGRLSEISHARIAVIDDDLLNVRLIRRHMQMLGFENILGISDSVQALEQLVEFRPDVVLMDLIMPGLSGVELLTQLRAHPVLHDTPVITLTASDDRMIRLKILELGVSDFLSKPVDEMELSTRLRNVIEAKHYRDQLNHSAQSLERAVQRRIRELEASRREVVQCLARAAEYRDDHTGRHVLRVGRYTALLAAAMGMQDVVVEMIELAAQLHDVGKIGIPDQILHKPGRLDADEMTLMRKHADFGWNIIAPMAESDLQAGDDEENSQEGSSPMLMMAARIAASHHERWDGAGYPRGLAGRDIPLEARLTAVADVFDALSTPRCYKPALPLVQCFEILQSERGRHFDPAVIDACFAIRPQMEATFHELRDVEAVS, from the coding sequence ATGTCGCTGGCAGCAACCCCGGTCCGTCGCCCTTCCCTCTCCAGATCGAGCGCCGTCGGAAGGCTGTCCGAGATCTCGCACGCGCGGATCGCCGTCATCGATGATGATCTGCTGAACGTCCGGCTCATCCGACGTCACATGCAGATGCTCGGGTTCGAGAACATTCTGGGGATTTCGGATTCCGTTCAGGCGCTGGAGCAGCTCGTCGAATTCCGTCCGGACGTTGTCCTGATGGACCTGATCATGCCGGGGCTGTCCGGCGTCGAACTCCTCACGCAGCTGCGCGCCCATCCGGTGCTTCATGACACGCCGGTGATCACGCTCACCGCCTCGGACGACCGGATGATCCGGCTCAAGATCCTCGAACTCGGGGTGTCCGATTTTCTGAGCAAGCCGGTGGATGAAATGGAGTTGTCCACGCGGCTCCGGAACGTCATCGAGGCCAAACACTATCGGGACCAGTTGAACCATTCGGCCCAGTCGCTGGAGCGCGCCGTGCAGCGGCGGATCAGGGAACTGGAAGCGTCACGCCGTGAGGTGGTCCAATGCCTGGCCCGCGCGGCGGAGTATCGCGACGACCACACGGGCCGGCATGTGCTGCGTGTCGGCCGGTATACCGCCCTGCTGGCGGCCGCCATGGGAATGCAGGACGTCGTGGTGGAGATGATCGAGTTGGCAGCCCAGCTGCACGACGTCGGGAAGATCGGCATTCCGGACCAGATTCTCCATAAGCCGGGAAGACTTGATGCGGACGAGATGACCCTCATGCGCAAGCACGCCGACTTCGGCTGGAACATCATCGCCCCCATGGCCGAATCGGATCTCCAGGCCGGGGATGACGAGGAGAATTCCCAGGAGGGTTCGTCGCCCATGCTGATGATGGCCGCCCGCATCGCCGCCAGTCACCATGAACGCTGGGACGGCGCCGGGTATCCGCGGGGGCTTGCGGGGCGCGACATCCCGCTGGAAGCACGGCTGACGGCCGTGGCCGACGTGTTCGACGCCCTGTCGACGCCCCGCTGCTACAAGCCGGCCCTGCCGCTCGTGCAGTGTTTTGAGATTCTTCAAAGCGAGCGCGGCCGGCACTTCGACCCGGCCGTCATTGACGCGTGTTTCGCGATCCGCCCGCAGATGGAAGCGACCTTTCATGAACTGCGGGACGTCGAGGCCGTGTCGTAA
- a CDS encoding NAD-dependent epimerase: protein MAKILVTGSAGFIGFHLTRRLLARGDQVTGFDNINDYYSVQLKEDRLAQLRSLPGFEFVRGDLSDDAAVKALFQSHDFDAVVNLAAQAGVRYSLTNPQAYITSNLVGFTNILEGCRHHGVKHLVYASSSSVYGANTAMPFSIHQNVDHPLSLYAASKKANELMAHTYSHLYGIPTTGLRFFTVYGPWGRPDMALFIFAKAILEGRPIDVFNEGRMRRDFTYVDDIVEGIVRVTDHVATPNPQWTGDRPDPGTSKAPYRLYNIGNNQPVELMHLITTLEKCLGKTARKNMLPMQPGDVPATYADVDDLIRDVGFKPATSIETGVARFVEWYRQYHGL from the coding sequence GTGGCGAAGATCCTGGTGACCGGCTCGGCCGGCTTTATCGGCTTTCATCTGACCCGTCGCCTGCTGGCCCGCGGCGACCAGGTCACCGGCTTCGACAACATCAACGACTACTACAGCGTCCAGCTCAAAGAGGACCGGCTGGCCCAGCTGAGGTCGCTTCCCGGATTTGAGTTCGTCCGCGGCGACCTATCGGACGATGCGGCGGTGAAAGCCCTCTTCCAGAGCCACGACTTCGACGCCGTCGTGAACCTGGCGGCCCAGGCCGGCGTGCGGTACTCGCTGACCAACCCGCAGGCCTACATCACCAGCAACCTGGTCGGTTTCACGAACATTCTCGAGGGCTGCCGGCATCACGGCGTCAAACACCTGGTCTACGCGTCGTCGAGTTCCGTCTACGGCGCCAACACGGCCATGCCGTTCTCCATCCACCAGAATGTCGACCACCCTCTCAGCCTGTATGCCGCGTCGAAAAAAGCCAACGAACTGATGGCCCATACGTACAGTCATCTGTACGGCATTCCGACGACCGGCCTCCGGTTCTTCACCGTCTACGGCCCCTGGGGTCGCCCGGACATGGCGCTGTTCATCTTCGCGAAGGCGATCCTGGAAGGCCGGCCGATCGACGTGTTCAACGAAGGGCGGATGAGGCGCGATTTCACCTATGTCGACGACATTGTCGAAGGGATCGTCCGCGTCACCGACCATGTCGCCACGCCGAACCCGCAATGGACCGGCGACAGGCCCGACCCCGGAACCAGCAAGGCCCCTTACCGGCTGTACAACATCGGCAACAACCAGCCCGTCGAGCTGATGCACCTGATCACGACGCTGGAGAAGTGTCTTGGCAAAACGGCCAGGAAAAACATGCTGCCGATGCAGCCGGGAGACGTGCCGGCCACGTATGCCGACGTGGACGACCTGATCCGCGATGTCGGATTCAAGCCGGCGACATCGATCGAAACGGGCGTCGCCCGCTTCGTCGAGTGGTATCGCCAGTATCACGGACTGTGA
- a CDS encoding NPCBM/NEW2 domain-containing protein has translation MSTFIVTLSALLAASPEEELRTQVPAARSILDAWHADEPSPGDRKFIIAYFTPADCDPAPQYRERLSRVLFDVQKFYLDEMRRNGFGDRTLRFETENDGLIRIHLVKGAKPKAHYKTESGREIRTECYPVLREAGVSPNTETLAIFCNLSDWDENAKTISQHSPYYAGGTHKSGTAWQCDSPILDSALIDRKEPIVQDGQYGRISLGKYNTTFVGGVAHEFGHALQLPHDAERQDQRALFGTSLMGSGNHTYGSERRGEAARSFLTLATALRVASHPMFSGSVKGFDSRAKAEAKNVEVVSRDRGFDIAATITADPPIYGAVAYMNPVGNSDYDSATATAVPDDQGRIHLECQSFRAGRPGAFKVVLLHCNGAISTPDELSFPYDVDGEGVVDLWAAKSKATLSALEKAIKSKKPDDAHAALERLRKEGASARLLEAAEVVVSTLKPAERVEPAAAEGPMLRLTDASSRQAKTGWGAPSVNRLPDESPLFTLGGRLYARGLYAHAPSVYEYAIDGKWDKLTAIAGLADGHSGTVVFVVTGDGKELFRSRTTRGETPVRIDVSVKGVRTLTLTVEDAGDGNGADWGVWLDPVLQREAVLRP, from the coding sequence ATGTCAACGTTCATCGTCACTCTCTCGGCTCTCCTTGCGGCATCTCCCGAGGAGGAACTCCGCACCCAGGTCCCGGCCGCGCGCAGCATCCTCGACGCCTGGCATGCCGATGAGCCGAGCCCGGGCGACCGGAAGTTCATCATTGCCTACTTTACGCCGGCCGATTGCGATCCCGCCCCGCAATACCGCGAACGTCTCTCCCGAGTGCTCTTCGATGTCCAGAAGTTCTACCTGGATGAGATGCGCCGGAACGGATTCGGTGATCGCACTCTCCGGTTCGAGACGGAAAACGACGGGCTGATCCGGATCCATCTCGTCAAAGGGGCCAAACCCAAGGCCCACTACAAGACGGAAAGCGGCCGCGAGATCCGCACTGAGTGCTACCCCGTTCTGCGGGAGGCCGGCGTCTCGCCGAACACCGAAACGCTGGCAATCTTCTGCAACCTGTCGGACTGGGACGAGAACGCGAAGACGATCTCCCAGCACAGCCCGTATTACGCCGGGGGAACCCACAAGTCAGGGACCGCCTGGCAGTGCGACTCGCCGATTCTCGACAGCGCACTGATCGACCGCAAAGAGCCGATCGTGCAGGACGGGCAATACGGCCGAATCTCTCTCGGCAAGTACAACACGACGTTTGTCGGCGGAGTCGCGCATGAGTTCGGGCATGCCCTCCAGCTTCCGCATGACGCCGAGCGGCAGGATCAGCGAGCGCTCTTCGGGACGTCGCTGATGGGCAGCGGGAACCACACCTATGGTTCCGAGCGGCGCGGCGAGGCCGCCCGATCGTTCCTCACGCTCGCGACCGCCCTCCGTGTCGCCTCGCATCCGATGTTCTCCGGATCGGTCAAAGGCTTCGACAGCCGTGCAAAGGCGGAAGCGAAGAACGTCGAAGTCGTCAGCCGGGATCGCGGGTTCGACATCGCGGCGACCATCACGGCCGACCCGCCGATCTATGGCGCCGTCGCATATATGAACCCCGTCGGCAATTCCGACTACGACTCGGCAACGGCCACCGCCGTTCCCGATGACCAGGGGCGAATCCACTTGGAATGTCAGTCATTCCGGGCCGGCCGGCCGGGAGCGTTCAAGGTCGTGTTGCTGCACTGCAACGGAGCGATCTCCACTCCGGACGAACTGTCGTTCCCTTACGACGTGGACGGCGAAGGAGTGGTCGACCTGTGGGCGGCGAAGTCGAAAGCGACATTGAGTGCTCTGGAGAAGGCGATCAAGTCGAAGAAACCGGATGATGCGCACGCAGCGCTCGAACGCCTGCGCAAGGAGGGGGCCTCCGCACGGCTGCTCGAGGCCGCGGAAGTCGTCGTCTCCACACTGAAGCCCGCTGAACGAGTCGAACCTGCAGCGGCAGAGGGGCCGATGCTGCGGCTGACCGACGCATCGTCACGCCAGGCGAAAACCGGCTGGGGCGCTCCCTCGGTCAACCGCCTCCCGGACGAGTCGCCGCTCTTCACTCTCGGAGGGCGGCTCTATGCACGCGGCCTGTATGCCCACGCCCCCTCGGTTTACGAGTACGCGATCGACGGCAAATGGGACAAGCTGACCGCCATCGCAGGACTGGCGGACGGTCATTCCGGCACGGTGGTGTTCGTCGTCACCGGGGACGGAAAAGAACTGTTCCGCTCCCGAACCACGCGCGGTGAAACGCCAGTCCGGATCGACGTCAGCGTGAAAGGAGTCAGGACGCTCACCCTGACCGTCGAAGATGCCGGCGACGGCAACGGGGCCGATTGGGGTGTATGGCTCGATCCGGTTCTGCAGCGGGAAGCGGTTCTGCGGCCGTGA